A stretch of the Thermosinus carboxydivorans Nor1 genome encodes the following:
- a CDS encoding DUF4931 domain-containing protein: MTTHLAFDTRLGRLKPENIINRETKCPFCDRSSLVGVLAEQGPILLVKNKYPVLQDAFQTVLIETDHCDAELSTYPKDHLYAVIRFGVGNWLNMEKSGEFKSVLFFKNHGPLSGGTIRHPHMQIVGLKNIDYRQNVTADQFEGLIVHRHSGVEFNVSTKPLVGFFEFNVILYDFDRLDAMADAIQTAAHYILNGFHKNCTSYNLFFYHFAGRILVKIVPRFVMSPIFVGYAIPQVSIHLDEVVQDIKNRYYR; encoded by the coding sequence ATGACTACCCATCTTGCTTTTGATACCCGGTTAGGCCGGCTCAAGCCGGAAAACATTATTAACCGTGAAACCAAGTGCCCGTTCTGCGACCGGTCCAGCCTGGTCGGCGTGCTGGCCGAACAGGGCCCTATCCTGTTGGTAAAAAATAAGTATCCCGTACTGCAGGATGCCTTCCAGACAGTGCTAATCGAGACCGACCATTGCGATGCCGAGCTGTCAACTTATCCGAAAGACCACCTCTATGCCGTCATTCGCTTCGGCGTGGGAAATTGGCTGAACATGGAGAAGAGCGGCGAGTTTAAGTCGGTGCTGTTTTTCAAAAATCATGGTCCCCTATCCGGCGGGACCATCCGCCACCCGCATATGCAAATTGTAGGACTAAAGAATATTGACTACCGGCAAAACGTCACGGCTGACCAGTTTGAAGGCCTCATCGTTCACCGCCATAGCGGCGTCGAGTTCAATGTATCGACTAAGCCCCTCGTTGGCTTTTTTGAATTCAATGTCATCCTTTATGATTTTGACCGCCTCGACGCTATGGCTGACGCTATTCAAACAGCAGCCCACTATATTCTCAATGGATTTCACAAAAACTGCACCAGTTACAACCTCTTCTTTTATCATTTTGCGGGCCGCATCTTAGTCAAAATTGTTCCTCGCTTTGTTATGTCGCCCATCTTTGTCGGCTACGCCATCCCCCAAGTTTCCATCCACCTCGATGAGGTAGTGCAAGATATCAAAAACCGGTATTACCGCTAA
- a CDS encoding DUF2156 domain-containing protein: MPITPDLIPACVKSTLAWYERRCDDDPCMGHEKEAILRAFAHFRELKLVGGAIVIDGKVEAFTFGEALNSDTVVVHIEKGNADFRGIYQMINQQFCRQWRHMRYINREEDMGIEGLRQAKLSYRPVKMVEKYDVTIGK; encoded by the coding sequence GTGCCGATCACGCCGGACCTTATTCCGGCCTGCGTCAAGAGTACGCTCGCTTGGTATGAGCGCCGCTGCGACGATGACCCTTGTATGGGACACGAAAAAGAAGCTATTCTAAGGGCTTTCGCCCATTTCCGCGAACTTAAGCTGGTCGGTGGGGCCATTGTCATTGACGGCAAGGTGGAGGCGTTCACGTTTGGTGAAGCGCTTAACAGCGACACCGTCGTTGTTCACATCGAAAAGGGCAATGCCGATTTCCGCGGCATCTACCAGATGATTAACCAGCAGTTCTGCCGCCAGTGGCGGCATATGCGCTATATTAACCGGGAAGAAGACATGGGGATCGAAGGATTAAGGCAGGCCAAACTATCCTACCGGCCGGTGAAAATGGTGGAAAAGTATGATGTTACTATCGGCAAATGA
- the asnB gene encoding asparagine synthase (glutamine-hydrolyzing): MCGITGWIDWQSDLTKAQPILAGMVKTLAARGPDAEGMYFGAHVALGHRRLSVVDLEGGKQPMMRQNGDRTCVVVYNGELYNTPELRRELVGRGHTFCTTSDTEVLLLAYMEWGVACVNKFNGIFAFAVWDEQAQHLFLARDRLGVKPLFYAERGGGLIFGSELKALLAHPAVKPEIDTEGLAEIFMIGPARTPGHGIFRGVAELKPGWCMVYSREGKRLWPYWSLVSHPHPDDFRTTVQTVRDLLQDAVRRQLVADVPVCTLLSGGLDSSALTAFAAQSRREEGQDRLVTYSVDYVDNDKYFRSNSFQPNADAPWVERVADYFNTCHRCVILDNAELADALAKATVARDLPGMADVDTSLLLFSREIKKEATVALSGECADEVFGGYPWFRQPEMIGAGTFPWSRLVKMRAAWLSPEVRAAIRPEEYVADRYREALAEVPRLPGEDARAARMREIFYLSLTRFMPTLLDRKDRMSMAFGLEVRVPFCDHRLVEYVWNVPWEMKNYRNREKGLLRYALAGLLPDEVLWRRKSPYPKTHNPVYLEKVRAEALQRLSDPASPLRPLVDEAKIRDMAYSDFAASPLPWFGQLMGGAQLFAYLIQVDVWLRYYRVQVC; this comes from the coding sequence ATGTGCGGTATTACCGGATGGATTGATTGGCAGTCCGACCTTACCAAGGCCCAACCTATCCTGGCGGGTATGGTGAAGACGCTGGCCGCCCGCGGGCCTGATGCCGAGGGAATGTATTTCGGCGCCCATGTCGCCTTGGGCCATCGTCGTCTGAGCGTCGTCGATCTGGAAGGAGGCAAACAGCCGATGATGCGGCAAAACGGCGATAGGACCTGTGTCGTCGTTTATAACGGTGAACTTTATAACACGCCGGAACTGCGGCGCGAATTGGTAGGGCGCGGCCATACCTTTTGCACAACCTCGGACACCGAAGTGCTATTGTTGGCTTATATGGAATGGGGAGTCGCCTGTGTCAATAAGTTTAACGGCATCTTTGCGTTCGCCGTATGGGACGAGCAGGCGCAGCACCTTTTTTTAGCCCGTGACCGTCTGGGGGTCAAACCGCTTTTTTACGCCGAGCGGGGAGGAGGCTTGATTTTTGGTTCCGAACTCAAGGCGCTGCTAGCTCATCCTGCCGTTAAGCCCGAAATTGACACCGAGGGATTGGCCGAAATCTTTATGATCGGACCGGCACGCACGCCAGGCCATGGTATTTTTCGCGGCGTAGCCGAACTCAAGCCGGGTTGGTGTATGGTCTACAGCCGGGAGGGCAAGCGCCTGTGGCCGTATTGGTCGCTGGTCTCCCACCCCCATCCGGATGATTTCCGGACAACAGTGCAGACAGTGCGTGACCTCTTGCAGGACGCTGTCCGCCGCCAGCTTGTCGCCGATGTGCCGGTATGCACGCTGCTTTCCGGCGGTCTCGATTCCAGCGCTTTGACCGCCTTCGCGGCCCAAAGCCGGCGGGAGGAGGGCCAGGACCGGCTGGTTACCTATTCCGTCGATTATGTCGATAATGATAAATATTTTCGGTCTAATTCCTTTCAGCCCAATGCTGACGCCCCCTGGGTGGAGCGCGTGGCCGACTATTTTAATACTTGCCACCGCTGCGTCATCCTTGATAATGCCGAATTGGCCGATGCCCTGGCTAAGGCAACGGTGGCCCGTGACCTCCCCGGCATGGCAGATGTGGATACTTCGCTGCTATTGTTTTCCCGTGAAATAAAAAAAGAAGCCACGGTCGCCTTGTCAGGCGAGTGCGCCGATGAGGTTTTTGGCGGCTATCCATGGTTTCGTCAGCCCGAGATGATTGGCGCCGGCACCTTTCCCTGGTCGCGGCTGGTCAAGATGCGGGCTGCCTGGCTGTCACCCGAGGTGCGGGCCGCTATTCGCCCGGAGGAATATGTGGCCGACCGCTACCGGGAGGCGCTGGCCGAAGTGCCGCGGCTGCCAGGCGAGGACGCGCGGGCGGCGCGGATGCGGGAGATTTTTTATCTCAGCCTGACCCGGTTCATGCCTACCCTGCTGGACCGCAAAGACCGCATGAGCATGGCTTTCGGCCTGGAGGTACGGGTGCCGTTTTGCGACCACCGGCTGGTCGAATATGTATGGAATGTGCCGTGGGAAATGAAGAATTACCGGAATCGCGAAAAAGGGCTGCTACGGTACGCTCTGGCCGGTTTATTGCCTGATGAGGTGTTATGGCGGCGGAAAAGTCCTTATCCCAAGACCCATAATCCGGTCTATCTGGAAAAGGTGCGGGCCGAAGCGCTGCAACGCTTAAGCGACCCGGCGTCGCCGCTCAGGCCGCTTGTCGACGAAGCTAAAATCCGGGACATGGCCTATTCCGATTTTGCTGCTTCGCCGCTGCCATGGTTCGGGCAGCTCATGGGCGGGGCCCAGCTCTTCGCCTATCTCATACAAGTGGACGTCTGGCTGCGATATTACCGTGTCCAGGTGTGCTAG
- a CDS encoding GNAT family N-acetyltransferase has translation MEFRLINAADTEEVKWLWSYCFEQEGHPFFNWFFSEYYRPENVLGGYDQGRLATCIHIIPYEIFLREKPLPVAFLVGLATVPGSRGGGAAGKLLQAALSEARGRGQYASILIPRRNGFYRPFGWELCYHHYRYNIAATDLVHVAKRHGVFRRLDMVDEWSALASVYEAFVAGRHGYALRRAANWRSLLAAHLAEKGFIYVLEDEGRPKGYILYHRGENILTVTEMAYADGRAQQALFYFLYQHRYQTERIEWNAPLDDGIHFALPNPKKEVWLHPFMAGRIVDVAALLTAVSYPPGAAGRTVLCIEDGLADWNNGYFTLEVAAGQGQVTRAAEVKADVYCSVGALAQLVFGRLSARELAAAGRLTASSQGLALLDQFFPPRVNYINEYF, from the coding sequence ATGGAGTTCAGGCTGATAAATGCGGCCGATACGGAAGAGGTTAAATGGCTGTGGTCCTACTGTTTCGAACAGGAGGGTCACCCTTTTTTTAATTGGTTCTTTTCCGAATATTACCGACCGGAAAATGTTTTGGGCGGATACGACCAGGGCCGGCTGGCCACCTGTATTCATATAATTCCTTACGAAATTTTTTTGCGGGAAAAACCCCTGCCGGTGGCGTTTTTAGTTGGGCTGGCCACTGTTCCCGGCAGCCGCGGCGGCGGCGCAGCGGGAAAGCTGCTCCAGGCCGCTCTGAGCGAAGCGCGCGGCCGCGGGCAGTACGCCAGCATCCTTATTCCGAGGCGGAATGGCTTTTACCGTCCTTTTGGCTGGGAACTTTGCTACCATCACTACCGTTACAACATAGCCGCCACCGACCTTGTGCACGTTGCTAAGCGGCACGGCGTGTTCCGCCGGCTCGATATGGTCGACGAATGGTCGGCTCTGGCCAGTGTTTATGAGGCCTTTGTCGCCGGCCGTCACGGCTATGCGCTCCGTCGGGCGGCCAACTGGCGCAGCCTGCTGGCCGCCCACCTGGCGGAAAAGGGGTTTATCTATGTATTAGAGGATGAGGGCCGGCCCAAGGGTTATATCCTTTATCACCGGGGTGAAAACATCCTGACGGTGACGGAAATGGCCTATGCGGACGGGCGGGCGCAGCAGGCGCTGTTTTATTTTCTTTACCAACACCGCTATCAAACGGAACGGATTGAGTGGAATGCTCCCCTCGATGATGGGATTCACTTTGCCTTGCCTAATCCGAAAAAAGAGGTATGGCTCCATCCGTTTATGGCCGGTCGGATAGTGGACGTAGCGGCTTTGCTTACCGCTGTTAGTTATCCGCCCGGGGCGGCCGGGAGGACGGTTTTGTGCATTGAGGACGGGTTGGCCGACTGGAATAACGGCTACTTCACGCTGGAGGTAGCCGCTGGACAGGGACAGGTGACGCGCGCGGCTGAGGTTAAGGCCGATGTTTACTGTTCCGTGGGAGCGTTGGCGCAGCTTGTTTTCGGGCGGCTCAGCGCTCGGGAACTGGCGGCGGCGGGTCGGCTGACCGCGTCGTCGCAGGGGTTGGCGCTTTTGGACCAGTTTTTTCCGCCGCGTGTCAATTATATTAACGAATACTTTTAG
- a CDS encoding YmaF family protein: protein MSEEQERKPGHEDNEGRRGVHVHGYNTLTEVADEHQHVIMGVSAPARLAEGSHIHRVRGRTSFHVDHWHWYDVLSGPAVAMPGGQHIHYFAGETSFDDNHTHDYSGVLGLSPDVMDDDCDDDKYYMMKPKYPKRD, encoded by the coding sequence ATGTCTGAAGAGCAGGAACGCAAGCCGGGACACGAGGATAATGAAGGCCGCCGCGGGGTGCATGTGCATGGGTACAATACACTGACCGAAGTTGCCGACGAGCACCAGCATGTGATTATGGGCGTTAGCGCGCCGGCCCGGTTGGCGGAAGGGTCGCACATTCACCGCGTGCGGGGCCGTACCAGTTTCCACGTAGACCACTGGCATTGGTACGATGTTCTGTCCGGCCCGGCGGTCGCCATGCCTGGTGGACAGCATATTCACTACTTTGCCGGGGAGACCAGCTTCGATGACAACCATACTCACGACTATAGTGGCGTGCTGGGGCTTAGTCCTGATGTGATGGATGATGATTGCGACGACGATAAGTATTATATGATGAAACCTAAATACCCGAAACGGGACTAA
- a CDS encoding metallophosphoesterase → MHIFAIADLHLSGDPPFKPMSVFGEHWHNHWAKIKADWLEKVTPDDIVLLPGDISWAMKLEEALPDLRAIDALPGRKVIVRGNHDYWWQTVSKMTRVVGGQITFLHNTFTPAGSFAICGSRGWTCPGDRSFAEAEDMPIYLRELNRVRATLTAAAQAGYRRYILMLHYPPVNDRHEPSGFTDLMAEFGVEICVFGHLHDEAIRTAPTGIFGGAACHLVSCDALDFKLKCIV, encoded by the coding sequence ATGCATATTTTTGCCATTGCCGACTTGCATCTTTCCGGCGACCCGCCGTTCAAACCCATGTCGGTGTTCGGCGAACACTGGCACAATCACTGGGCGAAAATCAAAGCGGACTGGCTGGAAAAAGTAACGCCCGATGATATTGTCCTCCTGCCTGGCGATATTTCCTGGGCAATGAAGCTGGAGGAAGCCCTGCCCGACCTGCGGGCCATCGACGCCTTGCCTGGCCGCAAGGTCATCGTGCGCGGCAACCATGATTATTGGTGGCAGACGGTTTCCAAGATGACGCGGGTGGTAGGTGGCCAAATCACCTTTCTCCACAACACCTTTACACCCGCCGGTTCTTTTGCCATTTGCGGTAGCCGCGGGTGGACCTGTCCCGGCGACCGCTCTTTTGCCGAAGCCGAAGACATGCCTATCTACCTGCGGGAACTAAACCGAGTCCGCGCCACCCTTACCGCTGCCGCCCAGGCCGGCTACCGCCGCTACATTCTGATGCTACATTATCCGCCGGTCAACGATCGCCATGAGCCGAGCGGCTTTACCGATCTTATGGCCGAGTTCGGCGTAGAAATCTGCGTATTCGGCCACCTCCATGACGAAGCCATCCGCACCGCGCCTACCGGCATTTTCGGTGGCGCCGCCTGCCACCTGGTTTCCTGTGACGCGCTGGACTTTAAGCTAAAATGCATCGTCTAA
- a CDS encoding DNA-3-methyladenine glycosylase I gives MERCAWVTDDPLYLAYHDQEWGVPVYDDNKLFEMLILEGVQAGLSWLTVLKKRENYRQAFDGFDAAKVAAYDEAKVGELLRNPGLIRNRRKIEAAVANARAFLAVCEQFGSFRDYIWQFVGGVPRQNNWASWREVPAETAESRAMSKDLRQRGFCFVGPTICYAFMQATGMVNDHTTDCFRYHQIRDAVQGRFYHYRL, from the coding sequence ATGGAACGCTGCGCCTGGGTAACGGACGACCCGCTGTACCTGGCCTATCATGACCAGGAGTGGGGCGTGCCGGTTTACGACGATAATAAGCTCTTTGAAATGTTGATTTTGGAAGGCGTTCAGGCCGGGCTGAGTTGGCTTACCGTCCTGAAAAAACGGGAAAATTACCGCCAGGCCTTCGACGGCTTCGATGCGGCCAAAGTCGCTGCTTATGACGAAGCCAAGGTCGGCGAATTACTGCGCAACCCGGGCCTTATCCGCAACCGGCGTAAAATCGAGGCCGCGGTTGCCAACGCGCGCGCTTTTCTCGCTGTCTGCGAGCAGTTTGGCTCCTTTCGCGATTACATTTGGCAATTTGTCGGCGGCGTGCCCCGGCAGAACAACTGGGCGTCGTGGCGGGAGGTTCCGGCCGAAACTGCCGAATCGCGCGCCATGAGCAAAGACTTGCGGCAGCGGGGTTTTTGCTTTGTCGGCCCTACTATTTGCTATGCTTTTATGCAAGCTACCGGTATGGTCAACGACCATACTACCGATTGCTTCCGCTACCACCAGATCAGGGACGCCGTTCAAGGGAGGTTTTACCATTATCGTCTTTGA
- a CDS encoding ArsB/NhaD family transporter, protein MDNWAFYGSILLFLAAYGLIIWEKINRMVVAMSGGLLMILIGLLDQETAIKDDIDFNTIGLLVGMMILVAITRRTGVFEALAVWTARAAKGRPLALLGLLCLITAVASALLDNVTTVLLVVPVTLTLTEKLQVDPIPFLISEILASNIGGTATLIGDPPNIMIGSAVGFSFTDFIVHLAPIAIVVLVITTALLMLLYRRGLTVREEDRQKLLALSPGDEIKDWRLLKQSLAVLALTIIGFSFHGMLHLESATIALAGAMLLMLINREEPEDVLLHVEWPTIFFFAGLFVLVGGLKATGVIRALAEWSLGVTQGDVAGASYLILWVAAIASAFVDNIPFVATMIPMLQDMGQITGMNLEPVWWSLALGACLGGNGTLIGASANVIVAGIAEKNGCPISFRGYFKVAFPFMLLSIVLSHLYISLRYF, encoded by the coding sequence ATGGACAATTGGGCTTTTTACGGTTCAATTTTACTCTTCCTGGCAGCCTATGGCTTGATCATCTGGGAAAAGATCAACCGCATGGTTGTGGCCATGAGCGGGGGCCTGCTGATGATTCTGATCGGGCTATTGGATCAGGAAACTGCCATTAAGGACGATATTGACTTTAATACCATTGGTCTGTTGGTGGGCATGATGATTTTGGTAGCCATCACGCGCCGTACCGGCGTATTTGAGGCCCTTGCTGTTTGGACGGCCCGGGCGGCAAAGGGGCGGCCGCTCGCCCTTCTCGGTTTGCTCTGCCTTATTACGGCGGTCGCATCGGCGCTCTTGGATAATGTGACAACGGTACTGCTGGTTGTCCCGGTCACACTGACCTTAACGGAAAAACTGCAGGTTGACCCGATTCCCTTTCTTATTTCCGAGATCCTGGCGTCTAATATTGGCGGCACGGCAACATTGATTGGTGACCCGCCCAATATTATGATTGGCAGCGCCGTAGGTTTTAGCTTTACCGATTTTATTGTTCATTTGGCGCCCATTGCCATCGTTGTCCTGGTGATAACTACGGCGCTACTAATGCTTCTCTACCGACGGGGGCTAACGGTGCGGGAGGAAGACCGCCAAAAGCTGCTCGCCTTGTCACCCGGGGATGAAATCAAAGACTGGCGCCTTTTGAAACAGTCGCTGGCCGTACTGGCACTGACGATTATCGGTTTTTCTTTCCATGGAATGTTGCACCTCGAGTCGGCAACCATTGCTCTCGCTGGCGCTATGTTGCTGATGCTTATCAACCGGGAAGAGCCGGAAGACGTGCTGCTGCATGTCGAGTGGCCGACGATTTTCTTCTTTGCCGGTTTGTTTGTCTTAGTGGGTGGCCTTAAGGCCACCGGTGTTATCCGGGCCCTGGCCGAGTGGAGCCTGGGAGTTACCCAGGGCGATGTGGCTGGCGCGTCTTACCTTATCCTGTGGGTAGCCGCCATTGCTTCTGCTTTTGTGGACAATATTCCCTTCGTGGCGACCATGATTCCCATGCTGCAGGACATGGGCCAAATCACCGGTATGAACCTTGAGCCGGTGTGGTGGTCGCTGGCGCTGGGGGCCTGTTTGGGCGGCAACGGTACGCTTATTGGCGCCTCGGCTAATGTTATTGTGGCCGGCATTGCCGAAAAGAACGGTTGCCCTATTTCCTTCCGTGGTTATTTTAAGGTCGCCTTTCCGTTTATGCTGTTGTCCATCGTTCTGTCTCACCTTTATATATCTTTGCGCTATTTTTAA
- a CDS encoding nuclear transport factor 2 family protein, protein MTRKQLLKATSLMAILVMVALLAGCGGGGSAAKRLTGLAPDAVVQAFFDAAKNNRLNEAALYVTPDSRRDTRALIDFLSGQNGLAELKQANLVKVTKVAEQGNYAVVLATLQTEPNSFKLSVKPVGLEKIDGEWYIVDFNNIYENAKYQVLAQLLKNI, encoded by the coding sequence ATGACAAGAAAACAACTGCTAAAAGCAACTTCCCTGATGGCGATTCTCGTGATGGTGGCGCTGCTGGCCGGCTGCGGCGGTGGCGGCTCGGCCGCGAAACGGCTGACCGGTCTGGCACCTGACGCCGTTGTGCAGGCTTTCTTTGACGCGGCCAAAAATAACCGGCTAAATGAAGCCGCTCTCTACGTCACGCCCGATTCTCGCCGCGATACGCGGGCCCTGATCGATTTTCTCAGCGGACAAAATGGTCTGGCCGAACTTAAGCAGGCCAACCTGGTAAAAGTGACGAAGGTAGCCGAGCAGGGCAATTATGCCGTAGTTCTGGCGACTTTGCAGACGGAGCCGAACAGCTTCAAACTTTCGGTTAAACCGGTTGGCCTGGAGAAAATTGACGGCGAGTGGTACATCGTCGACTTTAATAATATTTACGAAAATGCCAAGTACCAAGTATTGGCGCAGCTCTTAAAAAACATTTAA
- a CDS encoding phosphatidylglycerol lysyltransferase domain-containing protein — MEDKPLFDHYFHARRYEASECTFTNLYIWQPGYNLEWALIDGFLCLRALWQGQAFVFPPFGPPVGVERVLDQLAEQFAREGRPFFMKAATVDLVQYLESVRPGYYHFRADRDNFDYVYLVKDLIEA, encoded by the coding sequence TTGGAAGATAAACCGCTTTTTGATCATTATTTCCACGCCCGCCGCTATGAAGCGTCGGAGTGTACCTTTACCAACCTGTATATATGGCAGCCCGGCTATAACCTGGAATGGGCCCTGATTGACGGCTTTCTTTGCCTGCGGGCTCTGTGGCAGGGGCAGGCCTTTGTTTTTCCCCCCTTTGGGCCGCCGGTAGGGGTGGAAAGAGTGCTTGATCAGTTAGCCGAGCAGTTCGCGCGCGAAGGGCGGCCGTTTTTCATGAAAGCCGCGACGGTCGACCTGGTGCAGTACCTTGAATCAGTGCGGCCGGGATATTACCATTTCCGGGCCGACCGCGACAATTTTGACTACGTTTATTTAGTCAAGGATCTTATTGAGGCTTAA